One Hippocampus zosterae strain Florida chromosome 4, ASM2543408v3, whole genome shotgun sequence genomic window carries:
- the znf280d gene encoding zinc finger protein 280C isoform X1, whose translation MSELFMECEEEELEPWQKPAPQHVLIEDDDDDDEPIFVGVVSKNEKEVPPISPPPSKTNVEKQETNSAPAPAPAPASTPASSSIMLPLKIAGNAISTSSSGFTTLTPQPVIVNDQGLIVTQQLTSNNNLIATLGNQYPPGTKFALVTAGQPQQLIQRFSPVTTAVPGVVHRPHVQQIRNNVVTLANVQNPTVYTTKPHLLQVSQATSLQTIALPGQANSLNKETLKRVLPAQQIDTAAKRFKDDVCQANVTKPLENGDIKKNCPNCKEEFLQQEVLDCHMTSCQAKVEGNALLTNNIVTHKRIMLVSEFYYGRFEGDPPKASLQRSSITFKCQSCSKVLKSNIKFMNHMKHHLELEKQNNESWESHITCQHCYRQYTTPFHLQCHIESAHSLIESSTNCKICELAFESEQVLLEHMKDNHKPGEMPYVCQVCNYRSSFFSDVETHFRSVHVNTKDLLCPFCLRILRNGQCYMHHFMKHQKKGIHRCGKCRLNFLTYKDRIDHRAQVHKTFKKPSVLEGLPAGTKVTIRASLSAKTVTMSSSVDRSAVVLTPETLSNSAKIKPGGLGKSKRNSSEAVKPKAVLKNKGNSATNCNLSLKSMSVNGGCYTCIECNTKIDDFSSHFLLSSDCGACNYRTSCKVAIGNHMIRFHSTVSKSRFSKVDQRKHSSAMKLTLVCLNCDLLVDASGGDVMSKHLNDRTNHICKVIEEKGVKAETGVQDYSETVRMKRKEILPKLKEARETGDIACQRHDKPIIVNQTAHQNNTETSDHSSKSLTVLKSSPTETTFEPVQIEKMEHLLHAKVEQLKPLPVLPAAPEDSVGENAMQSVSSPVEDSSSENVMQAGSSSCALDGVDDVEPIGDLNITDNCQPDQISD comes from the exons ATGTCTGAACTCTTTATGGAATGTGAGGAAGAGGAGCTCGAACCATGGCAGAAACCAGCGCCTCAGCATGTGTTaattgaggatgatgatgatgacgacgagcCCATATTTGTTGGAGTAGTAT CAAAAAACGAAAAAGAGGTGCCGCCAATCTCTCCACCTCCCTCAAAGACCAATGTGGAGAAACAAGAAACCAACtctgctcctgctcctgctcctgctcctgcgTCAACCCCAGCCTCCTCTTCTATAATGTTACCTTTGAAAATAGCTGGAAATGCCATTAGCACCTCTTCATCTGGTTTCACAACACTGACTCCGCAGCCTGTTATTGTCAATGATCAG GGGTTAATCGTAACCCAACAGTTAACCAGCAACAACAACCTCATTGCCACACTTGGGAATCAGTATCCTCCTGGGACCAAATTTGCCCTTGTAACAG CCGGTCAGCCACAGCAGCTCATCCAGCGGTTTTCACCAGTAACAACTGCGGTGCCCGGTGTTGTCCATCGGCCTCATGTGCAGCAGATCCGAAACAATGTTGTGACGTTGGCTAATGTGCAGAACCCTACTGTATATACAACCAAACCCCATCTGCTACAAGTCAGCCAGGCCACTTCTCTGCAGACCATTGCCTTGCCTGGTCAGGCTAACAGCTTAAACAAAG AGACCCTGAAGCGGGTCTTGCCAGCTCAGCAAATAGACACTGCTGCAAAAAgattcaaagatgatgtct GCCAAGCAAACGTGACCAAACCATTGGAAAATGGTGACATTAAGAAAAATTGCCCAAACTGTAAAGAAGAATTCCTACAGCAGGAGGTGTTGGATTGTCATATGACT AGTTGTCAGGCTAAAGTGGAAGGGAACGCTCTGCTTACCAATAACATTGTCACGCACAAACGCATCATGCTGGTGTCAGAATTCTACTATGGGAGATTTGAGGGTGATCCTCCCAAGGCATCGCTGCAGAGAAGCAGCATCACTTTCAAGTGTCAAAGCTGCAGCAAAGTTCTCAAAAGCAACATCAA GTTCATGAACCACATGAAGCACCACCTGGAGCTGGAGAAGCAGAACAATGAGTCCTGGGAGAGCCACATAACTTGCCAGCATTGTTACCGCCAGTACACAACTCCATTCCATCTGCAGTGCCACATCGAGAGCGCGCACAGCCTCATCGAATCTTCCA CGAATTGCAAGATATGTGAGCTTGCGTTTGAGTCTGAGCAAGTGCTTCTGGAGCATATGAAAGACAACCACAAGCCCGGGGAGATGCCCTACGTCTGTCAA GTGTGCAATTACAGATCTTCCTTTTTCTCGGACGTGGAGACACATTTCCGAAGTGTCCATGTAAACACAAAAGACCTGCTGTGTCCTTTTtgtctcagaattctgagaaaTGGTCAGTGTTACATGCATCATTTCATGAAACATCAG AAAAAAGGCATCCATCGCTGCGGAAAATGTCGACTGAATTTCCTCACCTACAAAGATAGAATCGACCACAGGGCTCAAGTCCACAAGACTTTTAAAAAGCCTTCAGTACTGGAGGGCCTGCCCGCGGGGACAAAG GTGACTATTCGGGCCTCCCTCAGTGCCAAGACAGTCACCATGTCGAGTTCAGTGGATCGATCTGCTGTCGTTTTAACTCCTGAAACGCTGAGCAACAGTGCAAAAATCAAACCTGGTGGTTTGGGCAAATCCAAACGTAACTCCTCCGAAGCAGTCAAGCCCAAGGCAGTTCTGAAGAATAAAGGGAATTCTGCTACCAATTGCAACCTGTCACTCAAAAGCATGAG TGTGAATGGAGGTTGCTACACCTGCATTGAGTGCAACACCAAAATCGATGACTTCTCTTCCCACTTCTTGCTCTCTTCGGATTGTGGCGCCTGCAATTATCGGACAAGTTGCAAAGTTGCCATTGGAAATCACATGATACg ATTTCACAGCACAGTCAGCAAGAGCAGGTTTTCCAAAGTGGATCAGAGGAAACACTCATCTGCAATGAA ATTAACGCTGGTGTGTCTCAACTGTGACCTCCTGGTGGATGCGTCAGGCGGCGATGTGATGAGCAAACATTTAAATGACAGAACAAATCACATATGCAAAGTCATTGAGGAGAAAG GTGTCAAAGCCGAAACTGGAGT CCAGGACTACAGTGAGACTGTCCGAATGAAAAGGAAGGAAATACTCCCCAAACTGAAGGAGGCTCGAGAAACGGGTGATATTGCCTGCCAGAGACACGACAAACCGATCATCGTCAATCAAACTGCAcaccaaaacaacacagaaaCATCTGATCACTCCTCAAAG TCACTCACAGTTTTGAAGTCATCACCAACGGAAACGACCTTCGAACCGGTGCAAATCGAGAAGATGGAACACTTACTTCACGCCAAGGTTGAACAACTTAAACCTTTGCCCGTATTGCCTGCAGCTCCCGAAGATTCTGTCGGAGAAAACGCAATGCAATCTGTCTCCTCACCTGTTGAAGATTCTTCGAGCGAAAATGTGATGCAGGCTGGCTCCTCCTCTTGCGCGTTGGATGGCGTCGATGATGTTGAGCCAATTGGAGACTTGAATATCACGGATAACTGTCAACCTGATCAAATATCTGATTGA
- the tex9 gene encoding testis-expressed protein 9, giving the protein MPASDLLAKEEKYKLLNAKLEAKAANLVMQADQLKKDRDDFLSKPSSTLPLKDLEDEKAPSNGKDRETPVPKPRKVELKKSQKSEESHSNPAVCGDALGAAGDSAESFVAKTIQNVEDRMNRLVPYDVFSDGDNEGTGVSCAQIHALMANIKMMQEEIDQLLSERKNKDDENIKLNTKVKQLEEDRMKLQRTVNIQQTKMDKLKASESEAAVKCDSLQLQVSALHKEMEKLNKSSKQGAVAHNTVELRLSRALDEVERLKSELTKTKQMSKDKSSEEQQTRENLLAENKLLKKQKGELIVGLKKQLKLIDVLKRQKMHLEAAKLLSFTEDEFMKALDWGKT; this is encoded by the exons GCTGCTAAATGCAAAGCTGGAGGCCAAAGCGGCAAATCTGGTCATGCAAGCAGATCAACTAAAG aAAGACCGGGATGATTTTCTGTCCAAGCCTTCAAGTACGCTCCCGCTCAAGGATTTGGAGGATGAAAAAGCACCAAG TAACGGCAAGGATAGAGAAACACCTGTGCCGAAGCCTCGCAAG GTGGAGctcaaaaagtcacaaaagtcAGAAGAGTCCCATTCGAACCCAGC TGTTTGCGGGGATGCTTTAGGAGCGGCGGGAGATTCAGCTGAGTCCTTCGTGGCGAAGACGATACAAAACGTGGAGGACAGGATGAACCGTTTGGTCCCTTATGACGTTTTTAGCGACGGAGACAATGAAGGGACGG gtgTTTCATGTGCACAAATTCATGCCCTGATGGCCAACATCAAGATGATGCAAGAAGAAATTGATCAGCTTCTGagcgaaagaaaaaataag GATGATGAAAACATCAAGCTGAACACCAAAGTCAAGCAGCTGGAGGAGGATCGGATGAAGCTCCAGAGGACCGTCAACATCCAGCAGACAAAGATGGACAAGCTCAAAGCTTCCGAAAGCGAGGCCGCCGTCAAATGCGACAGCCTTCAGCTGCAAGTATCTGCTTTGCACAAG GAAATGGAGAAGCTGAACAAATCCAGCAAGCAAGGAGCAGTTGCGCACAACACTGTGGAGCTTCGTCTGTCCAGAGCTCTGGATGAGGTGGAACGCTTAAAGTCGGAactcaccaaaaccaaacagatGAGCAAG GACAAGTCCAGTGAAGAACAGCAGACTCGAGAGAATCTACTGGCAGAAAACAAACTGCTCAAAAAGCAGAAAGGGGAGCTCATAGTCGGGTTGAAGAAGCAGCTCAAGCTGATCGACGTTCTCAAGAGACAAAAG ATGCATCTTGAAGCTGCCAAGCTGCTGTCTTTCACGGAGGACGAGTTCATGAAGGCCCTCGACTGGGGCAAAACATAG
- the znf280d gene encoding zinc finger protein 280D isoform X2: MSELFMECEEEELEPWQKPAPQHVLIEDDDDDDEPIFVGVVSKNEKEVPPISPPPSKTNVEKQETNSAPAPAPAPASTPASSSIMLPLKIAGNAISTSSSGFTTLTPQPVIVNDQGLIVTQQLTSNNNLIATLGNQYPPGTKFALVTAGQPQQLIQRFSPVTTAVPGVVHRPHVQQIRNNVVTLANVQNPTVYTTKPHLLQVSQATSLQTIALPGQANSLNKETLKRVLPAQQIDTAAKRFKDDVCQANVTKPLENGDIKKNCPNCKEEFLQQEVLDCHMTSCQAKVEGNALLTNNIVTHKRIMLVSEFYYGRFEGDPPKASLQRSSITFKCQSCSKVLKSNIKFMNHMKHHLELEKQNNESWESHITCQHCYRQYTTPFHLQCHIESAHSLIESSTNCKICELAFESEQVLLEHMKDNHKPGEMPYVCQVCNYRSSFFSDVETHFRSVHVNTKDLLCPFCLRILRNGQCYMHHFMKHQKKGIHRCGKCRLNFLTYKDRIDHRAQVHKTFKKPSVLEGLPAGTKVTIRASLSAKTVTMSSSVDRSAVVLTPETLSNSAKIKPGGLGKSKRNSSEAVKPKAVLKNKGNSATNCNLSLKSMSVNGGCYTCIECNTKIDDFSSHFLLSSDCGACNYRTSCKVAIGNHMIRFHSTVSKSRFSKVDQRKHSSAMKLTLVCLNCDLLVDASGGDVMSKHLNDRTNHICKVIEEKGVKAETGVQDYSETVRMKRKEILPKLKEARETVTHSFEVITNGNDLRTGANREDGTLTSRQG; encoded by the exons ATGTCTGAACTCTTTATGGAATGTGAGGAAGAGGAGCTCGAACCATGGCAGAAACCAGCGCCTCAGCATGTGTTaattgaggatgatgatgatgacgacgagcCCATATTTGTTGGAGTAGTAT CAAAAAACGAAAAAGAGGTGCCGCCAATCTCTCCACCTCCCTCAAAGACCAATGTGGAGAAACAAGAAACCAACtctgctcctgctcctgctcctgctcctgcgTCAACCCCAGCCTCCTCTTCTATAATGTTACCTTTGAAAATAGCTGGAAATGCCATTAGCACCTCTTCATCTGGTTTCACAACACTGACTCCGCAGCCTGTTATTGTCAATGATCAG GGGTTAATCGTAACCCAACAGTTAACCAGCAACAACAACCTCATTGCCACACTTGGGAATCAGTATCCTCCTGGGACCAAATTTGCCCTTGTAACAG CCGGTCAGCCACAGCAGCTCATCCAGCGGTTTTCACCAGTAACAACTGCGGTGCCCGGTGTTGTCCATCGGCCTCATGTGCAGCAGATCCGAAACAATGTTGTGACGTTGGCTAATGTGCAGAACCCTACTGTATATACAACCAAACCCCATCTGCTACAAGTCAGCCAGGCCACTTCTCTGCAGACCATTGCCTTGCCTGGTCAGGCTAACAGCTTAAACAAAG AGACCCTGAAGCGGGTCTTGCCAGCTCAGCAAATAGACACTGCTGCAAAAAgattcaaagatgatgtct GCCAAGCAAACGTGACCAAACCATTGGAAAATGGTGACATTAAGAAAAATTGCCCAAACTGTAAAGAAGAATTCCTACAGCAGGAGGTGTTGGATTGTCATATGACT AGTTGTCAGGCTAAAGTGGAAGGGAACGCTCTGCTTACCAATAACATTGTCACGCACAAACGCATCATGCTGGTGTCAGAATTCTACTATGGGAGATTTGAGGGTGATCCTCCCAAGGCATCGCTGCAGAGAAGCAGCATCACTTTCAAGTGTCAAAGCTGCAGCAAAGTTCTCAAAAGCAACATCAA GTTCATGAACCACATGAAGCACCACCTGGAGCTGGAGAAGCAGAACAATGAGTCCTGGGAGAGCCACATAACTTGCCAGCATTGTTACCGCCAGTACACAACTCCATTCCATCTGCAGTGCCACATCGAGAGCGCGCACAGCCTCATCGAATCTTCCA CGAATTGCAAGATATGTGAGCTTGCGTTTGAGTCTGAGCAAGTGCTTCTGGAGCATATGAAAGACAACCACAAGCCCGGGGAGATGCCCTACGTCTGTCAA GTGTGCAATTACAGATCTTCCTTTTTCTCGGACGTGGAGACACATTTCCGAAGTGTCCATGTAAACACAAAAGACCTGCTGTGTCCTTTTtgtctcagaattctgagaaaTGGTCAGTGTTACATGCATCATTTCATGAAACATCAG AAAAAAGGCATCCATCGCTGCGGAAAATGTCGACTGAATTTCCTCACCTACAAAGATAGAATCGACCACAGGGCTCAAGTCCACAAGACTTTTAAAAAGCCTTCAGTACTGGAGGGCCTGCCCGCGGGGACAAAG GTGACTATTCGGGCCTCCCTCAGTGCCAAGACAGTCACCATGTCGAGTTCAGTGGATCGATCTGCTGTCGTTTTAACTCCTGAAACGCTGAGCAACAGTGCAAAAATCAAACCTGGTGGTTTGGGCAAATCCAAACGTAACTCCTCCGAAGCAGTCAAGCCCAAGGCAGTTCTGAAGAATAAAGGGAATTCTGCTACCAATTGCAACCTGTCACTCAAAAGCATGAG TGTGAATGGAGGTTGCTACACCTGCATTGAGTGCAACACCAAAATCGATGACTTCTCTTCCCACTTCTTGCTCTCTTCGGATTGTGGCGCCTGCAATTATCGGACAAGTTGCAAAGTTGCCATTGGAAATCACATGATACg ATTTCACAGCACAGTCAGCAAGAGCAGGTTTTCCAAAGTGGATCAGAGGAAACACTCATCTGCAATGAA ATTAACGCTGGTGTGTCTCAACTGTGACCTCCTGGTGGATGCGTCAGGCGGCGATGTGATGAGCAAACATTTAAATGACAGAACAAATCACATATGCAAAGTCATTGAGGAGAAAG GTGTCAAAGCCGAAACTGGAGT CCAGGACTACAGTGAGACTGTCCGAATGAAAAGGAAGGAAATACTCCCCAAACTGAAGGAGGCTCGAGAAACGG TCACTCACAGTTTTGAAGTCATCACCAACGGAAACGACCTTCGAACCGGTGCAAATCGAGAAGATGGAACACTTACTTCACGCCAAGGTTGA
- the mns1 gene encoding meiosis-specific nuclear structural protein 1, with translation MSRNLSRSQQYRLVEQRRAHEEHKQLEAQRVDRDRKMVAAMKEEDSVDRKRFLRQVQEEQKEREIENAMIKAQTEKLLREKQLVQEEKLAKELARINHDRQREGKIRQYIRENSIELRELESKLKLAYVSKEQVAQMAEHEAIKCETMREEAELYNKMKSNFDQATMEEEKLEQRKQEEQLQYQHDLNLQLVEQEHKRQVAYDDFLKEKLMVDDIVRKIYEEDQMERQKKLEKVRATQKHIEDFQTQQAEWRRMEKERMEEENRRIREFASRQQKSQQDRMAKIRAREEAIQNLRDTLAEKMAEERRQRDDMERMRQELCLEEQEEAFRKKDIEDMERNIRQRLMLQRTCQEQMAMKEMRRQAERDEEEAFRKMTMDKFAEDDRIEQMNAQRRRMKMMEHKREVEKLIDDRRRQHQADMDMKAREEAMEQEREALCRQIIEEERLRLLQRHATKLLGHMPKGLLREDDLKHFDEDFRKNFQTRPAENSENHGGGGDADD, from the exons ATG AGTCGTAACCTGAGTCGCAGTCAGCAGTACCGGCTGGTGGAGCAGCGACGCGCCCACGAGGAGCATAAGCAGCTGGAGGCCCAGCGAGTGGACCGAGACCGTAAAATGGTGGCCGCCATGAAAGAAGAGGACAGTGTGGACAGAAAAAGGTTCTTAAGACAGGTGCAGGAGGaacagaaagaaagagagatcGAGAACGCCATGATAAAG GCTCAGACTGAGAAATTGTTGAGAGAGAAGCAGCTTGTCCAAGAGGAGAAGCTGGCTAAAGAGCTGGCCCGCATCAACCATGACAGGCAACGAGAAGGCAAGATCAGGCAGTATATTAGAGAGAACAG CATTGAGCTTCGAGAATTAGAGTCCAAGTTGAAATTGGCCTACGTGAGCAAGGAGCAAGTGGCGCAGATGGCAGAGCACGAAGCCATCAAGTGTGAGACAATG CGTGAAGAGGCGGAGCTCTACAACAAGATGAAGAGCAATTTTGACCAGGCCACCATGGAAGAGGAGAAGCTGGAGCAGAGGAAACAAGAGGAACAGCTCCAGTATCAGCACGATCTCAACCTGCAGCTCGTCGAGCAAGAGCACAAGAGACAAGTGGCCTACGACGACTTTCTCAAGGAGAAGCTCATGGTGGATGACATCGTGCGCAAGATTTACGAAGAGGATCAGAT GGAGCGACAGAAGAAGCTGGAGAAGGTGCGCGCCACCCAGAAGCACATCGAGGACTTCCAGACGCAGCAAGCCGAGTGGCGGCGTATGGAGAAAGAGAGGATGGAGGAGGAGAACAGACGCATCAGGGAGTTCGCGAGCAGGCAGCAGAAGTCGCAGCAGGACAGGATGGCCAAGATCAGAGCGCGAGAAGAAGCAATTCAGAACCTCAGAGATACG CTCGCGGAGAAAATGGCTGAAGAGAGGCGACAGCGTGACGACATGGAGAGAATGCGCCAGGAGCTTTGTCTCGAGGAACAAGAAGAAGCATTTAGGAAGAAAGACATT GAAGACATGGAGAGGAACATCAGACAGAGGCTGATGTTGCAGCGGACCTGCCAGGAGCAGATGGCCATGAAGGAGATGCGTCGGCAGGCGGAGAGGGACGAAGAGGAGGCCTTCCGGAAAATGACCATGGACAAGTTTGCGGAGGACGACCGCATCGAGCAGATGAACGCCCAAAGGCGCCGCATGAAGATGATGGAGCACAAACGCGAGGTGGAGAAGCTGATCGACGACAGACGACGGCAGCACCAGGCTGACATG GATATGAAAGCTAGAGAAGAGGCAATGGAGCAAGAGCGAGAGGCGCTGTGCAGACAGATTATCGAAGAGGAGAGACTACGGCTTCTCCAACGACACGCAACAAAACTTCTCGGACACATGCCTAAG GGTTTACTTCGTGAAGATGACCTGAAGCATTTTGATGAAGACTTCAGGAAAAACTTCCAGACACGTCCAGCAGAGAACTCTGAAAATCATGGTGGAGGTGGAGACGCAGATGATTGA